The following coding sequences are from one Devosia neptuniae window:
- a CDS encoding cytochrome c oxidase assembly protein, with protein sequence MADLSHSTFANAARRNKRIGMLCLGLVAGMVGLAYASVPLYAMFCSITGFGGTPGKAESNPKGIIAREMSVRFDSNVSSELNWTVKPAASVTDRIGAVDTVNYVATNHSDKPVTGMAIFNVSPERAGVYFNKIECFCFTEQTLQPGETVDMPIVFFVDPELDDNQELDTIKEITLSYTFYASDNGGS encoded by the coding sequence ATGGCCGATCTGTCCCATTCCACCTTTGCCAATGCCGCGCGCCGTAACAAGCGCATCGGCATGCTGTGCCTGGGTCTGGTCGCGGGCATGGTGGGGCTCGCCTATGCCTCGGTGCCGCTCTACGCCATGTTCTGCTCGATCACCGGTTTTGGCGGCACGCCCGGCAAGGCCGAGAGCAATCCCAAGGGCATCATCGCGCGCGAAATGTCGGTGCGGTTCGATTCCAACGTGTCTTCCGAGCTCAACTGGACCGTGAAGCCGGCCGCCTCCGTCACCGACCGGATCGGCGCCGTCGATACCGTCAATTACGTGGCGACCAATCATTCCGACAAGCCGGTCACCGGCATGGCGATTTTCAACGTGTCGCCGGAACGCGCCGGCGTCTATTTCAACAAGATCGAATGCTTCTGCTTCACCGAGCAGACGCTGCAGCCCGGCGAGACCGTGGACATGCCGATCGTGTTCTTCGTCGATCCCGAGCTTGACGACAATCAAGAGCTCGACACCATCAAAGAGATCACCCTCTCTTATACCTTCTACGCTTCAGATAACGGGGGAAGCTGA